Genomic segment of Malus domestica chromosome 15, GDT2T_hap1:
tacaacggctactagccgttgtattattaggcctttttttttccctttttttttccttttcatattaatcaaattttgtttcatattttgtttcaattctattttacaaaatttgtttcaatttttttttaaattctatttttttcctataacttctattttacaaaagttgattcatattttatttcctataacttctatttcacaaaatttgtttcataatttttttcaattctatttttttcctaggccatttatacaacattaaattaaattaagtaacatgaaacaacattaaacaatatgaaataacattaaataacattaaccaacataaaaaaacatttaacaacatgaaacttaaacaacatttttaaaaacatttaataacattaaataacattaaccaacatataaattatgtttggccctatgaccctttggccctcggttggagacggttttttgtgacaaggctaaaacgagccctctggccctctggccctcggttggagacggaggcaaatatggccctgtactgttcattaaaatattaatatcttggagaatcttggagggccagagggctaaaacgagccctctgaccagccatcggttggagatggcctaactaCGAACTTGAATTGGCATGCTTACTTGTTCACGATCTCAAGTGTTTTCCCATATCTTTGTAAATGTTACTTGCGTATTTATGTTGTATTCTTAAACATTGTTTGAACTTGGTCCCTTCACGCGCTACTTAATCGTGAACTTCATGAGAGACCTAACAATAACACTAAAATGTAAATATTTTCATATTTACTAACATTCAAATGTAAATATTTTGCATAATTAACTATGTGTTATATATTACAAAATATGGAGTGCAAGAATTTATTAAGATCTTTTTTAATAGGAATTTCTTAAGTTCATAAAAATTATCACTCGTAATATTCATCTAATTGATAATTcacttttaaatttattaaacaAAAATCTATGTTATGACTTCACTTATTAGAAAAATTTTCACTATATTCTAAATATTTGACAACTATATTATAATACATGAGTTTATTTTCAACTGAACAAATTGGAATTGGATTCCATTCAGATCTattttgtgaggatcctagggatcTCCATATTTTAGCAGTTCATCGTAATCAtgcgatcagaaatcatttgattttttatttaaaattaaatacaaatagtatCTGATGAAAATTAgccgcacgatgtacaatgaacggctAGGATGTTGGGATCCCTAAAATCCCCACAAAGTGGATCCGAAGAGAATCCTTTTCCCAAAAGAATTTGTATAATGTCATAAaaatagaagagagagagagagagagagagagagagaattataTTTAGGGCAGATTAAACATTTAATCAATTGGTTATACTAGAAGAGTGCATGAGATGATTGTGAGAACCATAAACTTTTGCCATTTACACATCTGGAGAGCGTGTTTCACAGACCCCCTCCTGAGTCTGGTGGTCAATAGCCCACAGAGTGCTCAACGAAAATGACCACATAATCCCTGCTACATGTAACCCAAACAAACGTATGTTCGCCAATGGTCATGATACCACTCTCCCCTCGCCCTCTCCTATAAATTCAGGCCTCTGCCAAGCCATTTCATGCAGATGCAGTGAATGATAATTCGAGCTTAAGAGTAAATTGAGGCAGGCATCAAGCTCAGAGAGTTTAAGAAGTGAGAAccatttctcttctctcttttttttatttagaaatGTTTGCTCTATTTGATGTAGAAAATTAATTATGAGTTTTCTTTCTTAATTACCTTTCCTAATACGATGTATGTCTAGATCTGAACCGTATCCATCATATCTATCTACATTAGTTATTGAATTCATTCTCTTTCCtaaaagttaaattttttttacatgttTTTAGGATACCAAATCCTACTGGTTTTAATTCAACAGGTGGTTGGTAAGCTAAACTCTTGTTGTGAATATAGTATAAAGCGCTTCGATACTAGAGAGTAAATTCACACAAAtcttatttgttttagtttaattctagGCTTCTAgcttctcttaaaaaaaaaaaaaaaactattgtaGGCTTCTAGCTAGCTTGCAATGCAGATGTTATGGTATATTGTTTGGTGGATGTGATCATTTTACATGCATTTTTTGGTTGTCGGTgatttgattttgaattcttttttggTGTGGATGACATTATTTACTAACCTTTCACTTATTTTGACATTTAGGAACCAAATCAGAGCTACTGTATTGACGACATGGCTGCTATTTCACAAAGAGATGTGATTTACTCCATTCTACAATATCTTGATTTCAACAATTTTGGACAAACAGCTCGAACGTGAGTTTCTTTCCCATATTAATTTTCTCTCAAGACAAATGCCAAGAACAACTATTGTCTATGCGCGCGAGATGATTGTTAGCCATTTACGTACTTGAGATCCCTAGTATAAATCTCACACATAATAATGGCTAGCAACCATCAACGCTTGCGTAGATGTTTGTCACCATTTATGTCTTGGGGTTGAGATTCTTTTACTGgtctttcctttttatttatgaTCATAATAACTACATTATTCTTTATGCATGTAGACTTGAGGGGGAATCCGGCTTGTTCTTCAGCTTGCcatattttgaagaatgtttcaTTCATGGAGAGTTTGACGAGGCAGAAGAGTACTTCAACGGCTTCACCACAGTGCATGACAACATCTATTCAACGAAGGTCATTTTTGAGCTTCGTTGGCACAAGTTTTTGGAGGCACTGGACGAGTAATTAACTAAAACCCTATATTTAAAGGAATTAACGAAATATTAGTTCTTTTTAGCAATGTTAATTATATTTACTTATAACTTTGTACACATGCAGGAATAACTATGAGGAAGCAAATGAACTTCTCCATGAAGAACTCACAACCTTCCTACCGTACAATCAAAACCTGATTGCACAGGCGACCGAGATTATGAACTTACACGACGTTAGGTAAGGAAAACGACGACTTTTGTTATTTTGTATAATCTTAATCGAGCATTTAATGAGAGATATTAGTTTCACAatgtaaaattttgttttattagaGAGTGATATTTTGAGAtggtacaaatatatatattttttttaaatgaacaatTTCGATCGTTGTGATTGCACACACACTAAAGTAGTTACTGCTTTATATgactgattttttttatttttcatatatcGCGCTTTGCTTCCTGCATGTAGAATCTACCTACGACTTCAGGGCTATGGAGACCTCATAGAAGCAAGAACTGCGGCGATGATAGATATAAGGAGATGTTTGGAGGCGAATCCACTGCTGGTTGGGAAAATTCGATATCGAATTCCCAACCACTACAGTAGCGGCGGCCTTGCCAATCTAGCACTCCCTCCCCCACCCGCAATTCTGCTAATTCGACGAGCATCTATAGCAGCGTTACAACCTCCAACAACTCCGTTGCTTGTACAAGTCCATTTCAGGCTTATTCCAGGCTTCGGATATTGGGTCGTAattatatgtaattaggagGCTGCAGGACATTGTTTGATGTGATGGTGTTTTGCTAATTAGTGTACATTGAACATAAATGTATCTTCTATCAATTAATTCAATTTATAGAAATGGGAGcgattatttattaatttgaatcggttgTGCAATACAGTATTGGGCTAAGCTAGAGGATTAAGAGTATGAGTTTGTTAAGAGTTTACATAGTCTATGCAAAATGTCCAAAATAAAAAGATATGAATACAGCACGTTAAATTTTACTCTTGACAATTGAGAATAACAGTAAAATTATTTGTCAAGAAGGCAGAATAACGTCATAAACCGCGTGAATAATAACTCCaacttttatattatttctctaTTTAACCTTTAGTGCGAAGCTGGTgaaatttggaaatttggaaattttgaaaattaaaacttctattttttttgtattatttggTTTATGTGTCTATAAACGATTGAGAGAAAATTAAAATGTATGTGTTCAtttaaataaaaagttaaagattttttttattaaaaagtgaaaagaaacTTAGAAAATTGAAAGCACATCTTGGTTGTAGCGATGAGAAGAGTAAACTGAAGTAGAAAGCAACACAGAATTCCtcttagagagatttttcagtgtaatcGGTATATCAGGTGATACATtatgtgtcattatacaaatagtaAGATaggtgtgctaaaaagttaataacttaaaaaataaaattttcaaccaatcatattaaaacacgtgatatAACACTTGTGTTCGTaccacaactaaaaatttatcttCCTCCGGAACCTCGGCATGGCAAACAAGCGTGTACGTTTCTTTCAGCCACCTCTCCAGTCGCACCAACCGCGACCCACCACTTTGGACAGTAGCCTGGATAAAGCTGACATCTGTACTGTACTTATATAAGCCCGTGGTCCTATCAATGTCGCTATCATACTCTCTTCCCACCTAGTTGTTCGAGACTATTGTATAAGTTGAGGAACTTATTATTTCGTACAAATTCGCTATgctttattattaaaatttaatcacATAAAGTGGTTGTTATTAGCTCTGTAgagatattttttattattataaatgaAAGGTTTTAAGTTAAGACTTAGATAGGTAACAAGTTTGACACCAACTTATTATGATATTATGTAGCTTAATTCAAATTTCTTGAGTGATGCGAGAGGGACAACATTTTGTATACCATATGATGTGGTAGTTAATAGTTGAACTTCttctttaaatcattaaaaaaaaaaagttcaatcATTAActgcatatcatgcaatctaCAAAAAATAGTCTAACCATCAAGCCTATGAGGATTGATCTCCAAATCCGATTGGAATTTACAGGTGGTGGGGTGATAAGCTGGTTTTTTTGTttagtcaattttatttttattttttaattattacttggcaaatttactaaaatattcATGTCACGTCAACAATTTAATGATTTATGTAACCGAGTTAATATTATAGGATAAATTGagggctaaatagccaaaatggtctctgagatttgcataactcatcactttggtccctaacatttcaaatcgataaaaatggtccctgagattgtccaccatccatcaatttgtccttccgttaaaaactttgtttaagtgtcccggagctcttgatcagaagtttgggcaattttcaaagcttcgtaactcaatcgtttcttaaccaaattcgacccataatatatcaaaatgaagataggaaagtgtagaataagattatacctatttggaagcccaatggctgccgaagatggccggaaaatagcctcaaagttgactggtcagaggaaaaactggaaaactcgccggaaactaggtaaactttaaacgttcataacttcttcaatactcaagaAAATctagtgattcaaaaatgaaaatcatacttctcaacgagacgaagagaatggtatctttttAGATGGCTAACTAGCggtggtttggccagaaaatggctcgaaagtggctaactcgagaccaggacagccactttcgagccgttttccggccaaaccacggtgattTAGCCAcctaaaaaggtaccattctcttcttcGGATTGATAagtatgattttagtttttgaatcacttgatttcgttgagtattgaagaagttatgaacgtttaaagtttacccagtttccagtgagttttccagttttccttcggaccagtcaactttgaggctattttccagctATCTCCGGCAACCACTGGGCTTTCAAATGggataatcttattctacactttcctatcttcattttgatatattatgggtcaaatttggttaagaaacaattgagttacgaagctttgaaaattgcccaaacttcagTCCACGAGCTCCtagacacttaacggagtttttcacggaatgaccaaaatgatggatggtggataatcttaaggaccacttttattgatttgaaatgttagagaccaaagtgatgagttatacaaatctcatagaccattttggctatttagcctaaATTGAGACACACGAAAATGAGCAAGTAAGGGATAAAGTGAGATTTTGTATAAAGTGCAAGTATCATAGTTAAAAATAAGTCTTTCTTGATTATAATGCTACGTCAAAAAAATGGTGTTCACaattatttcatttcattttgtcgttcatatattatataatattgGTTGAAAAATAGAGAAGTGATAAATAcacaatatttttcttttacacACTCATGTTTAATCTTATCTAAtattttcgtttgatttatttaatttgaaagTTAAAAATAAAGAGGTGTGTAAGAGATAAAAATGATATGTGAAAATCAGTTGTGTGGCTATGCTATaactttattaattaattaacacatgACTATTTGTCAAATATTTTTGAAGTTTAAAAGTTATTTTTGACAAAGTTCAAGTTAtgccattattttttttaattaataagcAGAGAATCCACTGCTACAACATATTCCAATACAGTCATATAAGAAaacatttaaaacaaaaatagataAAGTTCTATCCTTAGTATGTGTATTTGGAATGTTAAGTCCAACGCTTGTGATGGCATCAGCTAAGAATTTATATCCCTAAAAATATGCTTTCATAAGAAATATATTAAAAAGAATCCGCTAgccaataaataagaaattttcCTTAAGAAAGTTGCTATTTTATGTAGAAATTATGAGTGTTCTTTCGTAATTAGTTTTCCAAATATAACGCATGTCTAGATCTACACCGTATtcattatatttaattatataagATATCGAATTCATACTCTTTCCTAAAAactggattttttttatttttgtagagGATTTACCGAATCCTATTGATTTTAATTCAAGGGGTTGTTGGTGAGTCGAACTTTTGCTGTGAATGTGGTATAAAACCTTTTGCCACTAGAGCATAAGCTTTCACTACTCctatttgtttgattttaattatAGGCATCTAGCTAGCTCGCATGTAGATATTATGGTACATTTTAGTGGATGATATTGTACGTGTTTTGCTTGTGGATGatatgatttatttttttttttgttgatgataTTATCTTTCATTTAAGATCTACTTAAACAGTGTGTAAACTGTTATTCTCCTGGTGTTATTCTTTTGATGATATTATCTTTTTAGTGAATGATATTATTGTATATGTTTGGTTGTGGATgatatgatatttttttttagatgaTATTATCTTTCATTTAAGATCTACCTAAATAGTGTGTAAACTGTTATTTTTCTGGTGTTATATCCTGATTTTTTACTCCTTTTGACACTTAGGAACCAAAGCATAACTACTATATGTTATGGTCAAGGTATTGTAGAATGGAGTAAATAATATAGTAGCTACAATATGGCTGCTATTTCACAAGGACATGCGATTTACTCCATTCTACAATACTTTGACCTCAACAGTTGTGGAAAAACAGCTCGCGTGTGAGTTTTATTTTGGGAATTTTATCGAAAAgttcctggtactgttcactttaaagaaaaatcatatttttacaaaaagttaatcctaatactattcactttaccctttattttgtccttatagttaaaactccaagttttcaaatcattttcattagttttcctttttaatttttaatttaatttcacaTAAAGCCAAATGCAACATACAATAATCATCATAGTTTATCAATTTTTGTGAGATTACAATCATTGGTTAACAAAAAGTAACGCTTTTTTTAACcgcattaattatttatatgagTAGCCTGGAGCGAGAATCTGGTTCAGCTTGCCGTATTTGGAAGAATATTTCATTCGTGGAGATTTCTATAATGCAGAAGAATACTTGAAGGGCTTCACCACAGTGCTTGACAACATCTACTCAACGAACGTCATTTTTGAGCTATGTTGGGGATCAAGATCCCCTCATAAGcggatggagaggatcctcttgacCAGGCCCATCAggttattcaatttttatctaacgattataattattataacttttaaaaggaccccatgtttgtagccgttggataaaaattgaACAGCCCGATGGGCTTGGTTAGGAGGATCCTTTCCATCTGCTCATGAGAGGATTCTGATCCCTATGTTGGCACGACTTTCTGGAGGCAGGCACTGGAAGAGTAATTAACTAAAACATTTACATTtggtgaaattaatgaattattaGTCCTTTTTTAGAAATATTAATTTGACAAGCACCTCTAGCACCTCCGCTGCGCAGACAAGTTGTATTTCAGGCTTTTTGAACATTGGTTCATAGTCATGCGTAATCAGTAGGTACGACGTTGTTTCTCACTATCCCACTCTCttggtgtagataatatcgtttgttcaaaaaaataataataaatgagTTAGTCGTTTCCCACTTCCCAAATGAAAGCATGAGTTATTTGTTGTGGAAGAACTATTTTCACTTCCTACCGAATGGCAAGGTAGGAAAGAAACCTATATACAAATCTCTCGATGTCACTCAGTAATAGGGTTTAGCTTCAAATCTTGTGGATGACGAGTTCTTAACTAATTTATGCGATACCTCTCTTTGAAAAGGAACGGTTGGGGCAATGTTGTAGTGAGCCATATTAGAGGTTCAGTGTTATGTGTTAGTGTTACATGTCAAATTTAACTGACGACAATTCAGAGCAACCGTAAAAATTATCATAGGTGAATAATAAcacttttatttgttaattttctaTTTAACCCCTTGCCAGAAGATGGAGTGATTTGGAAAGCTCAAAATTTTTTGAAagagtttaaaattttaagggCATTTAATCAGAATTTTAAATGAATTCATGAAAGTTCAAGAATATTCAATTACAATTTTAAAAGAATTTATTAAAGAGTTTAAAAAATGAGCTGATATCTGTACTGTACTTATATAAGCCCGTGTTTCTATCAGTGTCGTTATCATACTCTCTTCCCACCTACTTGTTCGAGACTATTGTATAAGTTAACCAACTTATTATTTCGTTCAAATTCACTATGCTTTATTATTAAACTTTAATCACATAAAGTGGTTGTTATTAGAACTACAATCTAGagatatttttattataaatgaaAGATTTTAAGTTAGATTCAGATAGGTGATAAGTTTGAAACCAAATTATTATGATATTCTGTAGCTTAATTCAAATCTCTTAGGTGATGCGAGAGGGATAATATTTTGTAGACCACATGATGTGGCAGTTAATAGTTGAACTTCttctttaaatcattaaaaacaaaaaaaatcgtTCAATCATCAACCGTCATATCATACAGTCTACAAAAAATGGTCTAACCATCAAGCCTATGAGGATTGATCTCCAAATCCGATTGGAATTTACAGGTGGTGGGGGcaatcaaatttatttttattttttaattattaattagcaaatttactaaaatattcATGTCACGTCAACAATTTAATGGTTTATGTAACCGAGTTAACATCATAGGATAAATTGAGACACACAAAAATGAGCAAGGGATAAAGTGAGATTTTGTATAAGGTGCAAGTATCATAGTTAAAAATAAGTCTTTCTTGATTATAATGCTACGTCAAAAAATGGTGTTAACaattatttcatttcattttgtcgttcatatattatataatattgGTTAAAAAATAGAGAAGTGATAAATAcacaatatttttcttttacacACTCATGTTTAATCTtatctattattttatttaatttgaatgTCAGAAATAAAGAGGtgtgtaagaaataaaaataatgtgtgAAAATCAATTGTGTGGCTATGTTATAACTTTATTAATTAACACATGACTCTTCGTCAAATATTTTTGAAGTTTAAAAGTTATTTTTGACAAAGTTCAAGTTATGCcattatttttgtaattaagTAGAGAATCCACGGCTACAACATGTTCCAATACAGTCAtataagaaaacatttcaaacaaCAACAGATAAAGTTCTATCCTTAGTATGCGTATTTGGAATGTAAGTCCAACGCTTGTGATGGCATCAGCTAAGAATTTATATCCCTAAAAATATGCTTTCATAAGAAATATATTAAAAAGAATCCGCTAgccaataaataagaaattttcCTTAAGAAAGTTGCTATTTTATGTAGAAATTATGAGTGTTCTTTCGTAATTAGTTTTCCAAATATAATGCATGTCTAGATCTACACCGTATTCATTGTATTTAATTATATAAGATATCGAATTCATACTCTTTCCTAAAAactggattttttttatttttgtagagGATTTACCGAATCCTATTGGTTTTAATTAAAAGGGTTGTTGGTGAGTCGGACTTTTGCTGTGAATGTGGTATAAAACCTTTTGCCACTAGAGCATAAGCTTTCACTACtcctatttgtttgtttgttttttttttttggaagccaCTACTCctatttgtttgattttaattatAGGCATCTAGCTAGCTCGCATGTAGATATTATAGTACATTTTAGTGGATGATATTATTGTACGTGTTGGTTGTGGatgatatgatttttttttttttttagatgatATTATCTTTCATTTAAGATCTACTTAAACAGTGTGTAAACTGTTATTCTCGTGTTATTCTTCTGAT
This window contains:
- the LOC139191664 gene encoding protein TPR3-like; the encoded protein is MAAISQRDVIYSILQYLDFNNFGQTARTLEGESGLFFSLPYFEECFIHGEFDEAEEYFNGFTTVHDNIYSTKVIFELRWHKFLEALDENNYEEANELLHEELTTFLPYNQNLIAQATEIMNLHDVRIYLRLQGYGDLIEARTAAMIDIRRCLEANPLLVGKIRYRIPNHYSSGGLANLALPPPPAILLIRRASIAALQPPTTPLLVQVHFRLIPGFGYWVVIICN